One Paraburkholderia sp. IMGN_8 DNA window includes the following coding sequences:
- a CDS encoding RlmE family RNA methyltransferase, with amino-acid sequence MAKNKFNTAWLHDHINDPYVKMAQREGYRARAAYKLKEIDEQDKLIRPGQVIVDLGSVPGSWSQYVRNKLAKGSQRDAEREGGIDGTIIALDILPMEPIADVHFIQGDFREDTVLAQLEELVGERQVDLVISDMAPNLSGVAVADAARIEHLCDLALEFSQNHLKPDGALLVKCFHGSGYSQIVEKFKHQFKVVAARKPKASRDKSSETFILGKHLKRPA; translated from the coding sequence ATGGCAAAAAACAAGTTCAACACGGCGTGGTTGCACGATCACATCAACGACCCGTACGTAAAAATGGCGCAGCGGGAGGGCTATCGCGCCCGCGCAGCCTACAAGCTCAAGGAAATCGATGAGCAGGACAAGCTGATCCGGCCAGGCCAGGTGATCGTCGACCTCGGCTCGGTGCCGGGCAGCTGGAGCCAGTACGTCCGCAACAAACTGGCCAAGGGCTCGCAGCGCGACGCGGAACGCGAGGGCGGCATCGACGGCACAATCATCGCGCTGGACATCCTGCCGATGGAGCCGATCGCCGACGTCCACTTCATCCAGGGCGACTTCCGCGAAGATACTGTTCTCGCCCAACTCGAAGAATTAGTCGGAGAGCGTCAGGTTGATCTTGTAATTTCGGATATGGCGCCCAACCTGTCGGGAGTGGCGGTGGCGGATGCCGCGCGAATCGAGCATCTATGCGATCTCGCGCTGGAATTCTCGCAGAATCACCTGAAGCCGGATGGTGCCCTTTTAGTCAAATGTTTTCACGGCAGCGGTTACAGCCAGATTGTCGAAAAGTTCAAGCATCAGTTCAAGGTGGTGGCGGCCCGCAAGCCGAAAGCGTCGCGGGACAAATCGTCAGAAACGTTTATTTTGGGTAAGCATCTGAAGCGGCCTGCATAA